A DNA window from Elusimicrobia bacterium HGW-Elusimicrobia-1 contains the following coding sequences:
- a CDS encoding glycosyltransferase: protein MRLKIGGFELESLTSDEIMARAGAVSTSSRPVHLVTFNPLMYLDALADPDFAAILRSADLLLAESSGIKWAAKFLYNLKISPLAGIDMLDALFASDSSLAPSSRAAFYFLGGRPGVAESASRAVSARFPPLRIAGFRDGFFDDAESAGIAREIAASGATILLAGLGSPRQEYWIARNKHLLSSVRLAVGVGGSFDVLSGRLRRAPAIFRGLGAEWLWRLMSEPRRFVRIARLPLFVAEIIRMKMTLVAKTQ, encoded by the coding sequence ATGCGCTTGAAGATCGGCGGTTTCGAGTTGGAATCCCTCACATCCGACGAAATTATGGCGCGCGCCGGCGCCGTTTCGACGTCGTCGCGGCCGGTTCACCTGGTCACCTTCAACCCCCTGATGTATCTCGACGCTCTTGCCGACCCTGATTTTGCCGCGATCCTGCGCTCGGCGGATTTGCTTTTGGCCGAATCTTCGGGCATAAAGTGGGCGGCGAAGTTTTTGTATAATCTTAAGATATCGCCGCTTGCCGGAATAGACATGCTCGATGCGCTTTTTGCTTCGGACTCCTCTTTGGCGCCCTCTTCGCGCGCCGCATTTTACTTTCTGGGCGGACGGCCCGGCGTGGCCGAATCCGCCTCCCGCGCCGTTTCGGCGCGTTTCCCGCCCTTGCGCATAGCCGGTTTCCGCGATGGTTTTTTCGACGACGCCGAGTCCGCCGGCATAGCCCGCGAAATAGCCGCCTCCGGCGCTACAATCCTTCTGGCCGGTCTCGGCTCGCCGCGGCAGGAATATTGGATAGCCCGCAACAAGCATCTTCTGTCCAGCGTGCGCCTTGCCGTCGGCGTGGGAGGATCTTTCGATGTTCTTTCCGGACGACTCCGCCGCGCGCCGGCGATTTTCCGCGGTTTGGGCGCCGAATGGCTCTGGCGGCTGATGTCCGAGCCGCGACGTTTCGTCCGCATCGCAAGATTGCCTTTGTTCGTCGCGGAAATAATCAG